GGAGACTTAACAACCGGAGCAGGGCGAATCCAAATGTGGCTATAATTACCAAAGAGCCCTTGCTATTGAATCAGTTCAAGTGGCTCATTTGACTTGTGAGCACAGTGTTGAAATGATTCGGCTACTCAAAACGCTTCTATATGGCCTGCTCCTCGTCTCCCCCTCCGCCGATGTGCTGGCCCGGCTTAATGACCGCAAGTCGGCGAACGAGGCGAGTCTCTATAGCGATACAGACAATGTGATTATGCTGGACAACGAGTCGCTCAGGCCGGCTCTCAACTTGAAGAGCAGCAAGCTGGTGCAGTTCCTCAACAGCTTCTGCGGCGACTGTCATCGCTTTGCACCGATCTTCAAGACCCTTTCCCGCGACCTCTACAAGTGGCGGCGAGTTCTCCGGATCTATGCCGTGGATTGTGCCCAGGAGCGAAATGCCCAACTCTGCAGGGAGTTTAATATACGGCAGACGCCGTCATTGCGATTCTTTGGTCCCGACATGAGAAAGAACGACGATGTTCTTGGTGCGGTAATACCAGGCCAAGATCCCATGTTGATTCGCTCTACATTGGCCGAATTGGTATCCCAAAATGACTATGGACCCGACCAGCCAAACTTTCGTCCCCTAAAACCAAATGGCATGGGCAGCTTCCTCGATCCTCAAGATGATGAAAGTCCGGTGCAGTTTCTGGCTCTTGTTTTCCAGCCAGCAAACTCTAAGATCGGCAGGGACACGCTGCTGGAACTGCTGCCATTCAGAGTGCTTTCGGTGAGGATCATCGAAAACTCCCAGATATTCACCGATTTCGGACTGAGTCCATCCGATCATAAACTGGCtataattaatgaaaatggaaCCGCCCAATATCTGGCACCTTCGTCGGACTCCAGTGAAGCGTATGCAAGCGCTGTTGGTGATTTCCTTAGGAACCTTAATTTCCAACCAGATCCACCACTGCCCATCGCTGCAGCAGCCAACTTCACTGAGTTCCTGGATCACCAACATCAAGCGATCCTTGCCAAAGTCCTTGCACCACCACTTAAAGTCTATCGTGCCGATTTGGAGCAGGCCATCGACAAGCTGCTGCACATTGAGCTTCGTAAATGGATTCTTCTGGAGGGTAATAGCCTGAATGCTCTTAAGAATATTATAAAGATTTTCAGATACCACAATCCCTTGAATAAGGACGGAAAGCTATTGCTGACGGATCTGGACAACTCGTTGAGCACTAAGCAGAGCATAAAGGGAGCTGACTTTGGCGATTTGGTTGATTCGCTGGAGAAGGGACGAAGGGTCTTTAAAGCACGGCGTTACATTGGCTGCATTGGATCACGTCCGTTGCTGCGAAGCTTCACCTGCTCCATGTGGACACTGTTCCACCATTTGACCGTGGAGGCAGCGAAGCCACCAAATTACTTCCAGGTGGGCTCCATACTGAAAACCTTTCATGGTTTCGCCAAGTACTTCTTTGGATGCACGGATTGCTCGGAGCACTTTCAGCAGATGGCCATTCGGCGTAATCTGACCTCGGTGAAGAGCCACGACGAGGAGATCCTCTGGCTGTGGGCAGCCCACAACGAAGTCAATCAACGCATTGCTGGTGACTCCACGGAGGATCCCAAGTTCCCGAAGATTCAGTTTCCCAGCCCGCAGAATTGTCCCACCTGTCGTTCGAATGACTCGGAGTGGCGAACTGATGAAGTTCTTAAGTATTTGAAACAGTTGTACGATATCAAGAATGTTAGCTTTTATGGCCTTCCCACTCCACAGGGATACGATTAGGATTTTGATCCCTAAAATCGTAAATTTTTATAATCCTAACACTTACTGCATGAACAGATTTATACAATTGTTATTTCTTCAGccataaaattatgaaatagatataatatataaaatactaACATAACAAAATGCAAGATTTTACTCAAAAGGAATCAAGTCTAAAACCTCTTATGTCCGCTTTTCCTCAAAAACTGCATAAACTCGTGGAGAAATGCGTGTTTGACCCTTGGATAGTGACatgaaaattgcataaatttgctAAATTAAGCGTTTAGATTAAATGAAGCgacaatgtgtgtgtgtgagtgagtgcgTGTATATTCGCCACCCACCCATTTAACATCTCCAGCCGAAGGACCATTTAGGTCCTTTAGGTCCTGGCAGGGGTCCAAGTCAACTCGTATTACGCCGATTACGCGCACATCAAACTGAACTGTAcatgaattatttatagaacatttttgcaaaatatCTACGCACTAATTTGCGTAAAGTAATCGATGTGGTGGAAAAATTTTCACGCATGCACACCTGAGGGGAGTCCGCCTGTCCGCCAGTCCACCAGTCCACCAGTTCACCTGACAAATGGACTGACTTATTTGGAGTGGGTTGAAGTGGGTGGGTTAGTCCGCGGCCGTTCAGTCATGCCCAAATAAGCAACAGCAAAACGGAAGCTAAAAATTACCAGGTAAACCCCACGGCAATACCCTAACTCCCCTATTTCCCCCAACTCGCCATGGAGCCGACGGTGGAACGCCCACAAAACTTTCTTCATTGTGCGTAAATTGGCACCCCGCAAAACAACCACCCCGCCGCATAAAAAGAGTTAACGCAGTCACTCCGCCTCAACGTAATGatgtgtatgtaaaatttataatatacataaataaataaaatgcacgCAGTTTGGGTTTTGTGTGGGCGGCGAGTGCAGTTTATCGATATTTTTCACTCACCCATCGATGATGTTggcggaaaagtggaaaatccTTGAGTGGGTGGCGAAAAAACCCATGTACATATAGCCGTATTTCCAGGGCGCAACTGTACTTTTGTTGGATTTTTGTGCGTGCATCCAGGAAATTGAAGGTTCCGCGAATACTCGTAGTATGTACTTCAAACGAGGCCCTTACGACGGCGTTAGGCCGTAAATTTTCGTCCATATCGCGGCACCGGAAACCGGAAACCAGCGCCCATTTGTACGAATAGCATTTGCCATTCATTCCATACATCTTTTGGTTTAGGGCCAAAAACGCTGCGTAAAGTGcgtaaaatatgtacaaaatgTATGGCATTGCTCTAATGGAAAACGGATATTGTGGCTTTTGTCTTCGTTAAGGCAATTGGCAATGCACATGCAGCTGAAGATCCTTGGGCGAAACAACTGAATCAAAAGGGAAGTGCTCTAATTGGCCCCAAAAAGATTTGCATAACGTAATTGCCAGCTGGCAGAGATCGCGACTTGGCATGACTGGGATGGGCTTACATGCAATAACCAAAAACAATAAGCCCCGTCCAGAATTATGCACAAATTATTGTTTAGGCATTTAAATTGCCTACAACA
This genomic stretch from Drosophila yakuba strain Tai18E2 chromosome 3R, Prin_Dyak_Tai18E2_2.1, whole genome shotgun sequence harbors:
- the LOC6537673 gene encoding sulfhydryl oxidase 1, whose product is MIRLLKTLLYGLLLVSPSADVLARLNDRKSANEASLYSDTDNVIMLDNESLRPALNLKSSKLVQFLNSFCGDCHRFAPIFKTLSRDLYKWRRVLRIYAVDCAQERNAQLCREFNIRQTPSLRFFGPDMRKNDDVLGAVIPGQDPMLIRSTLAELVSQNDYGPDQPNFRPLKPNGMGSFLDPQDDESPVQFLALVFQPANSKIGRDTLLELLPFRVLSVRIIENSQIFTDFGLSPSDHKLAIINENGTAQYLAPSSDSSEAYASAVGDFLRNLNFQPDPPLPIAAAANFTEFLDHQHQAILAKVLAPPLKVYRADLEQAIDKLLHIELRKWILLEGNSLNALKNIIKIFRYHNPLNKDGKLLLTDLDNSLSTKQSIKGADFGDLVDSLEKGRRVFKARRYIGCIGSRPLLRSFTCSMWTLFHHLTVEAAKPPNYFQVGSILKTFHGFAKYFFGCTDCSEHFQQMAIRRNLTSVKSHDEEILWLWAAHNEVNQRIAGDSTEDPKFPKIQFPSPQNCPTCRSNDSEWRTDEVLKYLKQLYDIKNVSFYGLPTPQGYD